CCGAAAATAATATCCGTACAATTGTGTGAGTCAAATTCTAGTTTTATTGATGCATGTTATATATTAGTGCTGCATGTTTTAGGTAACATTTTAATGATGCACGTTTTTAAAAATCTTCATTATTAAAATTATGCACGTAGGGATAACTCATGAGTTTTTTTGGTTGATTAAATGACATTATGTCCAAATTTATTTAAGGATATTTCATTAAGGTAACTGAAAAATACAAACAATAAAATAAGAAGTTTAAATTCATTTAATCATATTTCATTAATGTAACTGAAAAGACAAGTAATAAATTAGGCAGTTTTATTCGTTTTAGGATATTTCATAAATGCAACTGAAAAAGACAAGAAAAAAAAAGGAGTTTAATTATTGAAGCAAAAACATTTTCTAATGGGTACTTCTCTTTTAATAATATAGATATCTTAAGATTTCATTTTAATCTCAATAGTTTTTTTCTTTCTGGTCGTGAAAGTGTTTTTTTTTTTAAATGGTTTTTATTGAATAAATAAATAAATAAAAGATATAGGCCCATTTGAGACAGTGTTAGAGCAAGGCCCATTACATAAACCATTCCAAAAGTGTGGGCTAGGCCCAGAATCTGACATAGAACTTTGTAGTTACCATCAAAGAAAACCAACCTACGGATGGAAGGATTGAGAAAGGAGGAGATGGTGGAAAAGATGCGAGATGATGAATCTCGATCAGAGGTGGGAGAAAGGATCTAAGTGGTATCAATCCAGCGCTGCATCATCGTTGGGGAGAGGCGAGGGCTGATTTCTCATGAAAGTGTTTTTATATTACAAAAGAAAATTATTGCAGGAAACCAGTTGAGCAGTTCTTGAAGGCAGTAGACGAACTTCAGTTGAAGGACATTACAGAATTCACCAGCAAGATAATTTCAAAGCCTTTGAAAATGGGTTGCTTCGCAGAACATCTGTCTCTTTTCCTTAATACATTTAATATATTGTTTTTCACTTATAGAGGTATAAAAAAGAGGCAGTGATCTTGTGTGTCCTTAATATTGTGTCTGGTTCTTTTGTTTGGCAGTGTTGTCTGTTCCAATCTACGACACCGTAAGCAGCAAGTTTTGTTGAAGCAGCAAACATTTGCTAGAAAAATCAAAAATGTTTTGAGACTTGTAAAATAAAGATCGGGATGACGAAGACCCAACCATTTTTAACTATTTTTATTAAATTGATTTTTGTATTCCAATACATATTTTTCACTACATCCACAAAACCTCAGTGGTAAAACTGGTTCTGTGATACATTTTATGCTGTTACGACCTGCCTAAATGGGTCTGGTTCAGTGTCATTATACATTTTTGTATCTTATCCTCATGTGTCTTGATTCTGAACCTGATTGTTTCTTTTATCTAACTTGGAATAGATGTCATTTGAGTAGGATCCAGTTAAACCATCAGATTGTTAAGTTGAATCAGAATTATAAAACGATATCACTGAAGTTAGCAAAAACAAAAACGATATCCTGAGAAATTGACTTCGACGGCGAGAACAGCTATATACTACAGAGATGGATTGTTTTCTAGACTTCGAGACGTGATATGGCCAGAGGATATTGAGTAGACTAATGCATCCGCAGTTGAGACTGATCGTACGTGGAGAGGGTATTGTTAATATAAGGTGTCCTTGTGCAAGTAGAACCGGGATCGAGAGATGATTTGTAGTACAAATAGTACTTTTACACATGGATTATATCATGTTAAATTATCGATTGTAGAGGTGTTGACGTATTATTTTGAATCACTGTAATAGAATAGTAAAAAAGGTTTTTTTTTATAATTCATGGTAGAAGAAAACGTTTTAAAAATCATGAAAAGCCAAATAACAATAATAAAAAATCAGAGCGGATTAGGAACAAGAATAGCGCGGCTGCTGCTGCAAACTCTCGCCGCTAACGCTACTCCTTGACGCTATAACCTCATCTAGCGACAACCTTATCCTCTCAGATCGCTGATGCGGTGCGCTATGCGAACGCACCTTCGCCTTAAACGACTGCGTTTTCTCCATGTAGCCAGGAGTACTCATTCCATACTCACACGTAGCGTTTCCGCAAACACTCTTACCAGGAGACTGCATAACGTAGTAACGATTATTAGCCGAGTGGTTGTGCAATGAAGATGATAATCTAGGCGTCCTCGCAAACTTCCACTTCTCCTTGGGTAGATTCAACTCCAAATCATTCCTTTGGTAAGCAAAACCGTCTTCATGTTCAGACATTGAATCAACATCGTGCTTTTTTCTAGACTTAGATCTCCTCTTGAATGCGTCGCCGGCCGCTACTTCAGCCTTTCAATATCAGAAACAAAGAACACACTTCAGTCTTGCTTTTAGCTTAAAGAACAAGAAGCAACATAATTGATAACATTGGTTCATTAATTACAAGGGAATGTCGTGGTCGAAACATGTCGTTGTACTCTTTGTGGAGACGGCGATTGCGTTTAGACCGCATAACGGTTTGGACTCTAACCAAAGTTTGCATGTTATGCAGCATCACAGCAGCGCGTTTCCTAACCAAGTATCCTCTCACTAGAGCTTGTAGCTTTACTATACCTTTCAGTGCACGTAACGCTTTCCTCGCCTAACCATACAAACAACAAATTCAAATCGAGAATTTTTCCTAACGTTACCCATTTGCCAACACTTAAATCTTTGTAGAAAAAAAAAATAAACGTTTTGAAGATGTAGAATTTTACCAGAGAGCCCCTGAAGACTTTTTGAATTTTCACAGCGGCCCAACGCTCGTCCCTCGTGATGATATCTCCTGTAACCACTGACTCGGCCGCTTTAGCTGCCGAAACCGCTGCTTCTGCAGTTGTAGCTGTTGTGGTCGCAACAACAATTGCGTGTTCGTTCTGTTCTTTCTCTGAATCCGAAACGAGGCTCTTCTTGGTGCCAAACAATCTCTTGAACCATCTCGTTGCTCGTCCCATCTCAATATGGAAGTGGAAGTATTCTCTTTCTTGTAACCTGTGATGTGACGATTCAGAAAGGTTTTTTTAAGAATAACAGAATTAACATTTATCAAATTATGAATTTGTATTTGTAGCAATGTGATAGGTCATCGCATTTATTTTAGTTCCCGTAATTAAGCATTTCCCTTTTAAATTCCATTTTTTTTAATTAAATGGAATTTTTGACCCAAAAAAAATAAATGGAATTAAAAAGCGCTAATTAAGATAAGATATTTTCCTTCTTAATGGTTAAAACATAAATAATGACACTGATTGATCAGTTTAAATAGGGTAATTGACCGTTTTCTATAATGCCTTTTTGAATCCTTGAGTAGTCAATGGCATTCTGTTTTCTTTTTATTTATAAGAGCTCAATAATTAACCAATTTAATTTTACAGATTTTAGAAAAATCTTCAACATTCAGATGAGTATGTATTAAAGTTAGAAAACGTTTACCGAAGTAAATTTATAATTTTAAATCTAAGCACCTTGTACAAGTTATTTATCATTCGACCATATTGCATTAGAGTAAGCCTGTCTGGCTTATTATTTTTCTCTTAGATAAGCGTTTTGATTGCAAATTAAGTGTTCATATGAGATAAGCATGACCTCATCTAAAATCAAATATCACTAATCCTTTGATGAGTGATTCTAACATGTCGAGGAAAACAGAGTCAGCCATTATATCAATGTAGTAGCTACAAAAGGCAACAGAAAAGTAGCTATCGAGTCTCATATTGCTGCTTTTGAATAGTTAGGCAAGTCTCTCCTCAACGAAAAGGACTCTTCACTGCATCCATTTTCGTCTATTTTAAGTCTCTTTCACAAAATTCCCACATCCACTAATTTTTCTTCAAACGAATTGGATTATATTTATATGTATGCATAGAAATTGCTCTTTATGTTGCATCTCTACATTAAGAAATGCAAGTAATATTTTAGATTAACATACATGAAAGTATGCAACATCCCAATCATAATCTTTGTTAGCCAAATCAAATATTTAGATATTTAATCAGAATATGATATATAGTCTATTCATGTTTGATCTAGTGACATCTATGTAATTTTGTTGGCAAAGACAAACATGTTTTGAGAAATATTCCTTATTACAACTCATTAAAAGAAAAGTTGTTACATGTTTTAAAACCTCTTACACTCATAGTTTATTACAACAGCCAAGGAAGAGTTGATGAAAAAAGCTAAAGAGCTTTTGCAAAGAAGAATTTGTTTCTTTTCCTCTTTTCAAAAAGATGCTTTGCAGAGATAGGTAGCTACAATATTTAATAAAATGATGTTTTTAAAGTGTTCATTAAGTGCGGCTAATCATGATCCAAAGCTCTAAAAAAGTACAACGACTAAAAGAATCTGTAATATACTCCCAAGAACCAAAATCATCTTTTTCATTGTCTGATCTTGAGTTTCATTAAAACTCATCTATGACATTTTCATAAGTCAAAAGAACATGTACCAAAACCAGAATGTACTACATAAGACTTGAATTAGAAACACTTTTCAAAGACCAATACTCATCAGAGTTAAAAAGTTAAAAGCAAAATAATCACATCTCTGCTTCTTTAAGGTGCAAAAGTTCTTTCTTCAGCTTCCCATGTTCTCCTGCTTACCATTTGCATCTACAGAATTAAAAAGAAAATATATATAGTTTCACATAAAGAGTCACAAGATAAGCTAAAATGTTTTCAAATGGAAAAATTACACTTACATGTTAGTGCTGAAGAAATCTCAGAGGTTTTGATCACACGCAGCCTCTTCACCGAAGATACAAACATACTGTCACAACAAAACAAAAGTCAAAAACTTACGCTTTACCAAACAAAGATTCTTTAGTTTGTTATTGACCAAAGTAATGATTAGATAATTGTTGTTACAAAAGATTCTTACTGCCATGGGACATCATCTCCTACAAGCATCTTGTCTCCTTCATTGTCCTCATAAGTAAGAGTATATTCTCCATTCCCACTCAATAATCCAGTGATTGGTTTCACTTCTTCTCCAAATGATAATGATTCTCCTTGAGCTAATAACATCAGAAAAAAAAAAAACTTTAATCACAAAAGAGCCCTCTATGATTTGATAAAAGTCAAATAGCAAATTTACCTGCAAGAAGACCCCTAAAGAGCTTGTCGACCGTGAGAGATAACTGTTCATAGCTATCATGCGCACTGAGATCTACTTTACGACCAATGGGAACACCATACATGTTGATCTTCACGAACAAACCTCCTTGCCTCTTTGGTTCCACTGGCTTCTCTCGGCCGTTATCATCATCACACTTTTGGTTCTTTAGGACGGAGGTGGACTCGTTTCCAAGCTTTGAAGAGCTTCCATTAGCTAAATTCTTCCTGAATGATCGAACCGGAGGCCAACCCACCACTGGACCAGGAGCATTTCTTTAACACAAGACATCAAAGGAAGTAAGAAACATGTTCCAAAACAGAGCCCGTACTATGAATAATCTGAAAAAAAAATGAAACTAAGGCAGCAAAAAGACAAAAACAGATAATACAAAAGTGTGATGATCTTAAGCAGACATGAAATAAACTTGATAATAAAACTTGCACATGTGTGAAGTAAAAACTTTGAGATCTAATCTTAAGCAGACATGAAAAAATAGCTTTTGATGGGATCACAATTCTTCAAGTAAATGTCATCATGATACAAAACAGATAAAAACAAAAATAAGAGATGTAAAAAAAACAAAAATGGTTTTAAACCTTTTCTGAGATGTGGGTTTGTTGGTGGTGATGGAAGGAGAGAAGTGGTGGTTGCCAGCGAGAGAGAGGATAGATTTGTCTTTTGGTTCTTTCTTGATACGTCTTATCATCGATGAACCATCTTCGTCTTCATCTTCACCAGGTGGTCCAAGCTTTAGCTCAAGATTCTTCTCTTCCGTGTTGTAAACAGAGGCTTTCTCATGGTGAAACCAATTTCTTCTCCCTTGTGGAATCAAATGGAGCAGCTTTGGTGATATTTCACCGTTTCTTGAAGAACCCTCCATTGTTTTTTTACAGAAAGTTGTGTTCTTTGACCAGAAGAAAGAAAGAGAGTTCGACAAGCAAAGAGTTGTCTACAACTTGTTCACGCAAAAGAACAAAAGATTTGTTTACAACCCATCAGAACCCATAACTTGAAAATCGTCAAAATGAAAACTTTTCTCGTCTTTTTTTTTTTTTCTGATCAGAGCAAAGAGAAAACCTCTGCAACTCTCTAAACCCTTAAAAACAGAGGAGAGAGAAAAGGAGAGGAGATGAAATGGTGTGAGAAGCTAGAGAGGTGGAGTAGTGGGTCTTTTATACAAATCAAAGCTTTGTTTTGTAAATAAAAAAATGTAAACTTTTTGGTGGGTTCTTCTCTTCCCTTTACTTCACTTTATTCTCTCTCTCTCTCTTTCTAGATTCTCAAAAGGGAGGAGATTTTTGGGAATACGTCGAAAAAGGGGAACAGAGGCAAAGAAGGAGAGACAGTGATTAAACCAGAGGAAAAGCAAAAGGGATCAAAACCACAACGTTAATGAAACAAGAGACCAAAAAAAAAAAACAGTAAATATCTATTCTATTAAAAAAGTATCATTCTAAAAAAATAAAAAAATCAACTTACACAAGGTGACTGCACCTTTTCATTTAAGTAACAATTATTTGATCTTACCATCTATTAGCCCAATAACAAAATATAAACGTATGTTTAGCTAACTATATTTATTACGCCTTATCTAAACCAGTAATATAACAACTTTATATTTGACAGACCAAAACATGTTCTACACGATAATATATAACACAATACATGTTATACATAAGACACTGTACACTAAGCGCGGATCAAAATTTAGTATTACTAATAAAAGGAATTTATTGGTGTGAAACGCACGCAATCTTCTTCTCTCTCTCTTATAGCCGTAGGGTGGTTAGCGTGCTGCTTTGTTTTTATAACCCCTATAGGCATCTTTTTATCACCCCCTCTCATATTTTCTACAATATTTATAAACTTAAATAGAGAATGGTTATTTAATAAAAATCACCAATTAATTATGCAAGTAGACCTATGCCAACATGTTTATTACTAGCTCTAAGGATTACTAGTAAATACGAACAAGGAAGTATAAAAACTGTTGTCCAAAAAAAAAAGAAGTATAAAGACTGAAAGGAAAATAAATGACTTTTCAATTATAAAAAATGGCAGAAACAGAGTCAACCTTCTAAGCTGAAACACAAGTACTAAAGGAAAACATGATAGTATTACCGGTCGAGCCTACAACCCTTCCATCGATCCCAGGAAGATGGTGCTTCACAGATGGCTCTTGGAAGGAGAATGATACTTTCTCAGGACAAGGTTGGTTCAGTACTTTAAAAGGTTTTGATGGACTGTTGGAAGCGAGGAATGTTCGGGCTTGTCTCACTCCTCTGCATGCGGAGATAGAAGCTCTATTATGGGCAACAGAATGTATGAGAAACTTACGTTAATTTCAGGTTACATTTGCAACGGATTGTTCTCAATTGGTGAAGATGGTTTCAATTGGTGAAGATGGTTTCAATGACCAGCATTTGCAAATTATTTGGAAGATATCAAGACCCTGAGAGAAAGTTTCATTAGATCAGAGATCATCTATGTACCAAGGACGCAAAACTCAAAGGCGGATAGTCTAGCACGCAGTGTCAGGAAACAAACGTCTTTCGTCGTTCACATGGATCAGATCTTCCGGTGTGGTTCACAGAGTCAGTATGAATCTGTAATTGATGACAAGGAAAAAATTATAAAAAATGGTTGCCGTAAAAAAGGAATGGATGTTTCTATAATTTTTTATTATTATAAAAAATTATACTTCATTTTCCAATTTATCTTTATTTTCTCCTATAATTAAAAAAATAGATATGGATTTTTACTTCAATGTGTTCTTATATAATAAGATGCTACATTTGCTATTGTAGAACAATGAGGCATACTATATTTTCTATTATAAAGAAATGCTTCTTTTTACCTATATGTTTTTCTGTTAATAAACTAAAATTTTGAAACAATAAAATTAACTAAAAGGTAAGAGAATTAAAATCATTTTTTTGTTTGAGAAAATTTTAAAAAATTAAGAAACTCTTAATTTATTTGTTATTGTATTAATAGTTTTATTTTTTTTTAAAGTCATTGTATTTATAGTTATATTCCTATTTTTAGTATTCTTATTTAATATTCAGTTTTATAATCAGCTTGTATTATTATTTAAATAAGATATTAGCTATTCTACTATTTCTATTAAGTTGGTAACAAAGCGAAATTCATACTTTTGAGTTAATCAAATTAAATTGAAGACTAATAAGATATCAGTCGCTTTCTTACCATCACACGAATGACACATATACAAAAAATCAAGAAAATAATCGATTATAGATTCTAGTTTGTCGATGTTTTCACATGAAATAAAAATAATAATTATTGTCCTGCGCTAATTAGGCTTTTTGGTTTCAACGTAGCGGGAGACTATAGTGAACACTGAACAATTTGGACATGATTCTCACTGGGAAAACAGCTTATTCATGTCCGAACTAGGATTCGGTGAGAAAATACATACCCCAACTAGTACTGCATGTCAAAACATACTTTCACTAATCAAAAATTTAAAATTCATGCCTAAACTAGGGGTCGATAAAAATACATACCCCAACTCTTATTACATGGCAAAACATACCTTAACTAATCAAAAATTTGAAATTTATGCCTAGTCTTTAGAAGTCAACGCTAATCTCAATCTATACTAATATTTGCGAAGTAATTTTTCGCAACGGAACTCTCAGATTAAAAATTAGAGTGGCTGAAGTCTATGTTATCCTTAATAAATTTGTATATATATATTCTATTATATAATAAAACAAATTTTATATTAAAAATCTTATATATTTAAAAAATAATAATTATGTGATTCTTATATATTGTGTTGTTATCTTAAAATAATATTTTACTATTATAAAAGTAAAAAAATTAAGAGAAGTGAATTTTTGCAATACAATATTTTAAAAAAAAATATATAAGATAATTCTCATATATTGTGTTATTATCTTGAAATAATATTTTACTATTATGAAAGTTAAATTTTAAGATAAAAATAATATCTAAGTAGATATTAATGAAGCAATATATTTGTATAA
The DNA window shown above is from Brassica oleracea var. oleracea cultivar TO1000 chromosome C3, BOL, whole genome shotgun sequence and carries:
- the LOC106331198 gene encoding uncharacterized protein LOC106331198, whose amino-acid sequence is MGRATRWFKRLFGTKKSLVSDSEKEQNEHAIVVATTTATTAEAAVSAAKAAESVVTGDIITRDERWAAVKIQKVFRGSLARKALRALKGIVKLQALVRGYLVRKRAAVMLHNMQTLVRVQTVMRSKRNRRLHKEYNDMFRPRHSLAEVAAGDAFKRRSKSRKKHDVDSMSEHEDGFAYQRNDLELNLPKEKWKFARTPRLSSSLHNHSANNRYYVMQSPGKSVCGNATCEYGMSTPGYMEKTQSFKAKVRSHSAPHQRSERIRLSLDEVIASRSSVSGESLQQQPRYSCS
- the LOC106331513 gene encoding auxin-responsive protein IAA18-like is translated as MEGSSRNGEISPKLLHLIPQGRRNWFHHEKASVYNTEEKNLELKLGPPGEDEDEDGSSMIRRIKKEPKDKSILSLAGNHHFSPSITTNKPTSQKRNAPGPVVGWPPVRSFRKNLANGSSSKLGNESTSVLKNQKCDDDNGREKPVEPKRQGGLFVKINMYGVPIGRKVDLSAHDSYEQLSLTVDKLFRGLLAAQGESLSFGEEVKPITGLLSGNGEYTLTYEDNEGDKMLVGDDVPWHMFVSSVKRLRVIKTSEISSALTYANGKQENMGS